Below is a genomic region from Erigeron canadensis isolate Cc75 chromosome 7, C_canadensis_v1, whole genome shotgun sequence.
AACATCGAAAATGGACAAAAATTGTAAGATGTTATTTCATCTCGGATCCCACTTACCGTTTTCAACCCACAACTCTTCAAATTCCCTTTATATGGTAACTCAACTTAAAATTCCTCTTGTTGTGGATTATATCTACAACGTTTATTTTTCATGCACGAATAATTATACGTGACGATCTTTCGAGTTAAATTGAAAAGGGCCTTTATTTATATGCGACAAGCTGACAAGCTAAAAAACACAACAACTATCTTCTATAAAAAagtattacaaaaaataaaagataatatatgCTTTCAATGTTTCAAGtatatattactatttttttttattttttttgcatttATTGATAATCACATATTAACTTATAAGGTTTTTTGGTTGAATATACTTGATCTTAATTTCATAAATGTCGTAAACATTGTGTTTTTTATCCGGGTAAAAAACTACTAACTTATACAATGTAATCAACTTGTTAATTCTTTATAGTTGTTATTATTAAAAGCACGTATACAATTTATAGAATAAATTGTTAGGCAACCTCAACTTGTAAAATTTCTTTCATATATCATACTGTACGGTCTCTAGAGATAAGCGTAGTTAGATCTTGGTTAAACCAGACACCAATCATACTACGTAGTTGTAAACATGTAATTGTAAATTGTAACTAGCACGATaatgcgcaatgcggcggtagttGTGGTAACGATGATATGGTGGAGGTGGCATCGAGTGATGTGAATATTAATGCAAAAtgttaataaagatattttaaaatatgaatgactactagtgtaatttaatcatttgttttatcttaaataatttctcatttataactttttaagaGGGGGTTGTTTGTAACCAAATGTTAGATTAAGAAATAGagatatttttggtattaaaaaatgttgaatttcttaaaataggaGAGtcaatttgctttataaggaacgagcatggtacccgcgcaatgcgatgGTGAGCCGGCGATGACAGGTATGATGGCGGCGACGGACGTTGACGATGGTGACGGCATCAATTGGTGTAaggatattttatttaaagggggttaatagagatattttataatataatggactaatgtgtaatttaatattaagggttgatggtgatttaatttattaagggtaaattGGGAATTTCGTATGtctaaaaaattgtaaacttttcaacatgggtatataatttttatatagaagtataaaagtatagaagaatagaagtatagattatagattatagatatagatatagtcgTGAAACTACCCTTAAATACATGTCAATAAGCAAAGCCCATATATGATGGAGGCCCGGTCCAGATCCAATCTATTTGGAGTGTATGCATATTGCACCTCTCAATATCTCACAATTATTTTAAAGCATGGCCAAGTGGCCAACAACCTTTATTTTGTCTCATCAATTTAACCGTGACATATTTCAAATACTGAATTCATTGATAACTTTTTTCATATCGAAAGTATTTATGCAATTTACTTTTTTAGATTCCATTTGCGGTAATCCCTATAAATCTTTggataaataattaatgaacaTGAGTTTATTGACATGGTATCGAGGTGCAGTGTCAATGTATTTTtaccaaaaatatcaaaaaagaaCTCATTCATCGAATTGCAAAGGTAAAACTATCTTgtcataagataaataaaataaaaatagctcTTGGTTTCAATTACCATAGCTGAAATAGCTTAAACAAAATAGCTGTCGAATAATATGCAAACATCATTAACATGTTGAAATAGGAATAAGAAAGAAGATACGTACACATAACATATTGAGGTCCTAGTGTTGCAGTAAATAACAAATTTTACTTCTAAGTTCTAAGTAGTTACATGTCAATTTACTAGTTAATAGTTTCATTTGTTGCTATCGCAGTCTAAAGTGTTTCAATTTCGCAATCAAGTCAGTTTTGGCCTTACATGTCAAAAGTTGtctatagtttttttttctttccaattatccatatatctttaaaaagaaaatgattcatACTGCAAACTTTACATAAGGTTAGGTATTGTCACTTTAAAAAAGTTCacaaattaaacttttgaatttgataaatatacatagtcTCTCCTGAAATTTACATAAcctccccctgaattttacataattctactgctttacctaagatagaaAATGCATGCTTTATATAACATTTCCCATCTTTAAATTCACTTTCAATTGCAtatgttactatatatatatatagtaagataaaattatcattttgataaaaaaaaaaaattcataaaccaTTCTTTCTCTGTTCTtctaacttttatatatattacctaGATATGAAATTCATCCTTTGCCCTTCGCTAAGCAACATTTCAAGTGGGATTCCAAATTTAAGTTAGTTGCTATTCAAGACTTCAGACTTCTGTTTCTCGTTGATAACAATTTTTAAAGCCGAAAAGTTTGGTGCCTCTAGTAAAGACAGAAAATGCATACATCTATACTATTCgttattttaacatcatatttctataatatttttaataaaattaatttataaattataactctacaaataaatacactaatctttttacattaataatatttACAACAATAATCTACACTAACATTACCGAAAGTTAATTATCACCATTTGTCACCGTTGGAAAAAAATTACCGGAAATAGAAGCAATTAAATGAAATTATGAAACTAGACTTTGGTGTTTACAGTTGAGAGTTGGGTGGACAGCTTTTGTTTGTCAGTCACACACACGCACTCTCTAATACAAATCAGACGGTTATTTCCATACTTTGTTTCCCTCGTTCTCTCCGCCCCCAATTCTTCTTAATACTCTTTCACAATCTCATTCTTCCATTTCAATTCCCAAATTTCTCATTCTTTCAAattccaaattaaaaaaaaaaaccctaattcaatACAATTAAATTAATGGCGTCATTCGCCGGAGCTAAACTTATCCAGCCACCACTACCTGTTCATCACTCCGGCGGCACTAGATCTTCCGCCGCGGCCATTTCTACGTCATCTAGTTTCCTTGGATCAACCGCTACTCTCCGCCTTACGCCGTCCATTTCCGTCTCTCACCGGAGATCTTCTGCTTCTAACACTGTCGTTGCTGTCTCTGAAGTTGTCAAGGAGAAGAAGATCAAATCCAGTGCCAATAATCTCGTGAGctctctctccctctccctctccctctctctctctctctatatatatatatatatattcatgtatgATACACAGTGTGTGTTAGTGTTAATTTGATTTAGCTAGAAGTTAAGTTACTTAATTGATGCATATAATTACTACTATGTAGTTCCTTTTGAATTAGCAAAATCtacatgtatgtgtgtgtatatatatatatgtatatattatactgTGTGTGTTAATTTTGATTAGTTTAAGGTTAAATTAGCTGGTTGATGCATGCTAAGCAAGTGAATGGTATCAGAATAGCTCTTTTTCAATTAGCAAATTGTTATATGCATAATTGATATCTGAATTGTTATGTACTGTTATTATAGCTGTAATGTGTGATGGACTGATGGATAACTGATAAGTTATAATGACTTTTTTGAAGGAAAATAAGTTTTTCATTATGCTCCCATTGGGGGATGCTCTAACAACATATGGTTTTATGTCACATTCGAGTCATTAAAAACTCCTTTCGGATCAAGTGTGTTTTTATATGGTAACTAGTCTTTACACACGTGTTTTTGCACATGGAGCGTTAAAATATCTAATTTGAGTTATATCCTTTGATTCCAGACCGataattgaaaattgaaatgcaGTAAGTTTATTTTTAGCATTGTGTTTAGATTGTCGTGTATATAGTAAAGGCTGATAGAGGAGTTATTACTACTTTGTTGGAGAATTTTTCCAGATAAATGGAGATATTTTGTCTGATAGCTCCTACTGGTCGTTACTCATTAGAAGCCTTATTCTCAAATTCCTTTTCTTGTAAATTATAGtaaaattatagttttctaGTAGTCTGATCTTTTTATGTCTGCGTcataaaaaattcatttttccaAAAAAGGCATCTTGTAACGACTAGAATGAGGTactatataaacataattggcCTATAATTGCATCAACAAAACTTGGATGACCTAGAAGTAACAAATGATAAATTAAGTTCTCATTTTAAGCGATTAACCCCATGAATAATTATGTCCATTTTTTAGTTCAAGTTTGTATAAGTATATGCAGTACATATGAGCATGGCatattagtttattatataattgatCTGTGGCTTTTATCTTGTGTGTTCGCAGCTGCTTACCAAAGAAGAAGGTTTAGAGGTATATGAGGATATGTACTTGGGCAGAGCTTTTGAGGACATGTGTGCACAGATGTATTACAGGGGGAAAATGTTTGGTTTTGTCCATCTGTACAATGGACAAGAAGCTGTTTCTTCGGGTTTCATCAAGCTCTTGAAGAAGGAGGATAGTGTTGTGAGCACTTACCGTGATCATGTTCATGCTCTGAGCAAGGGTGTACCGGCTCGTGCTGTCATGAGTGAGCTTTTTGGGAAGAAAACAGGATGTTGCCGTGGGCAAGGTGGATCTATGCACATGTTCTCTGCTGAACACAATGTTCTTGGTGGGTTTGCTTTTATTGGAGAAGGGATTCCAGTTGCCACAGGTGCAGCATTCACCAGTAAATACAAAAGGGAAGTTTTGAAAGAAGCTGATTGTGATCATGTCACATTGGCATTCTTTGGAGATGGAACTGCAAATAACGGGCAGTTCTTTGAGTGCTTGAACATGGCATCTCTATGGAAATTGCCTATTATATTTGTGGTGGAGAACAATCTTTGGGCAATTGGTATGTCCCATCTACGTGCAACTTCAGATCCAGAAATCTGGAAGAAAGGTCCTGCTTTTGGGATGCCAGGAGTCCATGTTGATGGTATGGATGTGTTGAAGGTGAGGGAGGTTGCAAAGGAGGCTATTGGGCGGGCTAGAAGAGGTGAAGGTCCAACATTGGTTGAGTGCGAGACTTATAGGTTTCGAGGACACTCTTTGGCTGATCCCGATGAGCTCCGTAACCCAGGTCAGTTGGTATTCTTTAAATCCTATGCTGAATTGTTTTTTGGTAGAAGGCTCATCCTCGACCTAACTTGCAATATATactgtttttttattaataggCCATTAGTCTTGCAATATATTGGATTGTGTTATATTGAAAATTACACAAAGTTGAAAACCCTTGCTATGTTGGTGGATCCCTAGAAAAAcaatttcttattctttttcatGCTGATGTAAAAGAAAGACTGATTTTGTTACTAATGGGGAGAAAAACATGGTAGTATCTGCTTATAAAACTACTGTTCTGTTATGTAAAATTGACATGCATTTAGAAAACAATTACCTGATTTTTCTGTAATGCTACTTTCATGCTGATCAATATCATCAGTCTGGCTGATTGTAATGTCAAATGATTTTTCCCAGCGATACATAGTGCTGATAAACTATGTTAGCAGGTACCACTTTTAGATATATACTGTAACTCTTACCAGCTCTCAGGTCTTGTCATTATGTCATAGCGAGTTCTAGAATTTGGATTAGACCACCCCCTCTTTTGCCACAACATCCATGATTTTAAATCAACAAGATGGATTTTGTTACCACATAGACATTAATTACCTTTTTGGCACCATAGCAAGTATGGCAAAGGTGCTGCCTCCTATCCAGGAGGTCCCATGTTCGAGGTccaattcaattttttttacatagtAAACATTAATATCTGTAATAGCATCTAGAAAAGAACATCATCGAATTTGCAAAACTCGAAAAGATTGTATATCCATTTGTATTCTCATTTTCGTATCAGTTTGATTCCTTTGGAGAACGGATATACAAATATAGTATCTCCTTGATCTGTTATGCTTTTCACAATTTCACTTGTAGAGTTCTGCTGATATATTTggtttttctttgaacttgCAGCTGAGAAAGCCCACTATGCAGCACGAGACCCAATAACACAATTGAAGAAATACCTTGTTGACAGCAAACTGGCTACCGAAGCAGATTTAAAGGCTATAGAGAAGAAAATAGATGAGATTGTTGAGGATGCTGTCGAGTTTGCAGATGAAAGCCCTGCACCATCTAGAAGCCAGCTATTGGAAAATGTGTTTGCTGATCCGAGAGGGTTTGGAATTGGACCTGATGGTAGGTACAGGTGCGAGGACCCTAAGTTCACCGAAGGCACAGCTCAGGTCTAACCTTTGGTCTGTCTTTTGCCAAAGGGTGTTTTTTgcttcattttgtttttctttatttgtgtATTTTAATGTCAACAAAACTGCTGTTCAAGTTATTGCAATTATGATTGTAGTATGTATTTTGAAATCGAAAACCTTGTGTTAAAGTTTATGGTCATTACTAGAAAATTGTGACTTGGTATTGTAAACAGAACAAAAATAAGCATGTTATACCTATTTTTCATGAAGGAGGCAAGATTAGCAAGTAAGGGCATATCACATCTATCTATGGGTTCTTTCACATTCCTGATAAAGGAAGATCTTGTTGCCTTTCAGCATTCCTAATTTCTGCACTTTATGCCATTTCTGAACTATATCGTATCGCTCTTCTTATTAGTCAACCGTTGGATCCaaaatatgttttcttttgtaCTTCTAAGTTGATGGGCTTATTCAGTAGTTTTTAGAAAGTAAACgatcaaaagttcaaaaccaATATAAGATTGTGGTTAGTACCACAAAAGTTAAATGTTAATTGTCAAAATGTATAATTGTAAGAGATTCATCTCAAACGTCAACATATGTACTTGTCTAATAGTGTCTCAAGTTCTTCTAATAAGTTGGTAACACTACAAACTACAAAGTACAAAGAGACTTGAACCCACGACGAATAAGTTGTAACCTCCTACTGATTCTGTTAGGCCAAAGGGCAGTGTCATTTTCTACTTATGTAACAGAGGGGGGAAAAAGTTTAGCTCCTGCAATTTGAAAGaaactttctatctttttattttttaaccagCTATATTTTAGCACCATATATTAGTGCCCCAACCATCAATACCACAACAATCAAAGACAAATTTTCCTCATGAAACACTTGCAAGCCTTATCATCCACAATTTGGGAATGGATCTTTAGTTTCCTTTTCAGacatgtactatatatatatttagtttatcTTATCATATGAGTATTTACATAATGCATCTGGCTTAATTTAAGTAAACAAATTGTCCAGTTTATACTTCCATTACAATTTAATGCGTGCAGAATGCTGTGATGAGCTTTAAGACAAGTACGAGATTTAGAAGAACGAGCGGGTGAACGCAGAGAGGGTGTTGaagtttatgattttttttttacactgaAAAGCATCTGCTATCTGTTTTAACTTCTTCTGCAGTCGCCGATTAAGTGAACAAAAAAGGGTCAACACCAACAGTAATATACTTCATTATCTCATACAGCAAAAAATATGAACCAATATAGAATacatatgtatgcatatatgcgtatagtatatatttatttgtttacaaACATAGGCAAATACGATCTAAAATACATTCTCTATAATCAATCATTACATACGCAACTTCCATAGTTATGGGGTGCTCAGAAGTGCTACACAAACTGCTTATCGGCTTATTTACTTGCTAAAAACAAGCGTTTTAAGGTAAACCACTTGAAACTGCTTATTCAAAGACAGTTGATATATTTCATTCTGATCAAATAATCTGAGAAACAGTTTTCATAACGaatcccaaacacccttttCATTTCAGAACtagactttattcttgtaatgGCAGCTTTGATCCGCAATCTTTCTATTGAAAATATCGATTTTCAAATTGCATGTTGAGGTAGACACGACATGAATATTGAACAAATGTAGTATACGTACTCTACCCGGGATTCTTGTATAAGTCGAAACAGGAAAAGTACCAGTTATTATATCACCATAAACATCAAGATTTGTCAACAACCGGTCAGCAAAGACTGTAACAGTGAGGTTCATTGGTTTTGTATCATCTGACCCAATCTTCCCAGCTGGGATAGGAACATTACCAATGTCACGCCCTTTATACCGAATAGCTGCTGAGCTGTTTTTGTATGATATGCCAAGTTTGTTCGGGTTTTTGACTGTGAGCTTTATGTTTAGTGATATGTTTATGGAAATTTTAAGCGGTATAAGGTCTATAGTGGCATTAAAGTCATTGAGGACTACTGAGTTGATGGTTGTAATCGGTTTTTTGAACTTGAAGACAGTGAGAGCGAGAATGAGGATGATAAGACCGAGAGCGAGTAGGGTGAGTATGATTGTCAAACATAAACATTTCCGGCGTCTGGATCTCCGAGAAGGGTTGTCTGCGCCTGAGGGTATGGCATTGGTGGTCTCTTCATCTGTAGTATTGTGTTTTATTTTGCCATTATGCATTTTGCAAAATTTTGGGCTTTTTTAATTGACTACCATGCTCTTAATTATAGTATAACTTTTCGACTATAGTTAAAaatacacttatatatatattgaaaagaaagtcatcaaaacataaaaaaaaagttggaaaaTGGAACATCAGTAAGTGGCTTAGTCTTACAAGTAAACATGGAAAGCAATAGTTTCTGGTAAGCGTACAAGATTTCACCAATATTGAAAACaccatatatcatatatgcttTGAATAAGTAGATCATGATTTTCTATGTCTTTTTTATGTTCAAAATACTTCATTTAGATGTAGCAgttaaacttaaatatatatgttagtgAAAGTCTTTGATCATGTGTCAAAAAATATGCATAATAACCTTCAAAGTGACCTAGCTGTAAGAGTAACACCACTGCATACACAAATAGCTAGAAATCCAAAAATTGTGCTACAAATTCTAAGTAAACATTTAATGTTTCaaccaatatatccctaaattAGTACATAACACCACTGCTATACACAATTGCTTCAAAAACAAATAAGTAACTCCAAACATAAAGCTAAACAAGCAAAGCAACTAGTATTAATCAATGGCAATAAGAAAATAAGGTTCAATATGCACAAAACCACCAATGTGGCAGTTGTTTTCCtacttcaaaatcaaaattcaagCTCTCTGCACACACTCGCATCAAAAGTCCTTGACTTGCCTGCCACAGGCTTCATAGGCGCACCAGGGCACATTTCAGAAACCCGACCCACAGAAGGTGGTGTCGTGAAGCCATCAGCATCTGAGATCTCTTTAAGATTATCCTCAGCCCGTTTAGTCATTATGATGTCCAAAAAAGACTCGGCCGACCCATCATCAGATATGTTTTCAGAAACATATTCTTCTGCACCAACACTATTAGCCCCAAATTTAAGCCTCCTTGCAACATAAGTTCCGGTTTTTTCAGAAATTTTGACATGATTTATTCCCGACACAAGCTTTTCGTTACTAGGGGTAAAAACATCTTCCATTGGGGTACATAAGTAGTCCTTATCTTCGTCCATAGGCGTATATTTGTTAGCCGTGTTCACGCATTCTTTTCTTGAATACGGAGTAACCGGACCCATATTCCCATTATCGAGCACGTTTTTGGATTCCATAGTATCAGAATTCTGGTCTAAGTTCTTGTGGTATTCAGTTGACATATTATCAGTAGTACTTATTCTCTTttctgaaaaaaaaattcagaaaaaTAACTTCTTTTGGtaaaaagtgaatatatattaacattgGACATTCCCAATTTACCATCTCTTACTGCTATAAGATTAACAGttctcaaaaacaataaaatatatatacaaaaatattatttatattagttaCAGTAAACAAATTTGATTTGACATGTAttcaaaaaaatacaaaaaatcaataaaataataccaAACAGTAATACGTACTAATCGAAATTTCGACAAACTGCAttaacaaaaatcaataaaaattactaaaataaaaaaatctgaaGCCTTAATTTTAGTTCTAACTaatcaaaattaacaaatttacatacaataataaaattcttTAAAAGATATAAGACCCAAAATTagcatatatacaaaaaataaaaatatattaaaaaaccccaaaaaaattaattaatcaaaatcaTGATATAAATTCTTTATTATGTGATTAGTTTAACATAAATATAGAATCAGGGAAAAGAACTCACCGGGAAAAAAAGTGTGATAGATGAAT
It encodes:
- the LOC122609472 gene encoding uncharacterized protein LOC122609472, which codes for MHNGKIKHNTTDEETTNAIPSGADNPSRRSRRRKCLCLTIILTLLALGLIILILALTVFKFKKPITTINSVVLNDFNATIDLIPLKISINISLNIKLTVKNPNKLGISYKNSSAAIRYKGRDIGNVPIPAGKIGSDDTKPMNLTVTVFADRLLTNLDVYGDIITGTFPVSTYTRIPGRVRILHLFNIHVVSTSTCNLKIDIFNRKIADQSCHYKNKV
- the LOC122606929 gene encoding pyruvate dehydrogenase E1 component subunit alpha-3, chloroplastic, translated to MASFAGAKLIQPPLPVHHSGGTRSSAAAISTSSSFLGSTATLRLTPSISVSHRRSSASNTVVAVSEVVKEKKIKSSANNLLLTKEEGLEVYEDMYLGRAFEDMCAQMYYRGKMFGFVHLYNGQEAVSSGFIKLLKKEDSVVSTYRDHVHALSKGVPARAVMSELFGKKTGCCRGQGGSMHMFSAEHNVLGGFAFIGEGIPVATGAAFTSKYKREVLKEADCDHVTLAFFGDGTANNGQFFECLNMASLWKLPIIFVVENNLWAIGMSHLRATSDPEIWKKGPAFGMPGVHVDGMDVLKVREVAKEAIGRARRGEGPTLVECETYRFRGHSLADPDELRNPAEKAHYAARDPITQLKKYLVDSKLATEADLKAIEKKIDEIVEDAVEFADESPAPSRSQLLENVFADPRGFGIGPDGRYRCEDPKFTEGTAQV